GAGTTGatatacttggattttacatggttttagagggtggttttgtatgaatttgagCATATTTCGCCTATTATTAGGcgtgtttatatctacttctctattatgttggtatgttgaccattAAGAaagtgtagaaaaaggtacaaaatatgtggatgtgcagcagtcttggtttgagacaatatttactggagattttgaagtccaatcagcctCTAATAcatatcaatctcttcgtcttcgaaagagctttgcgtgggtatcttgcacgcctcaatcggagttaggtagaagaagttatacGAACACTGCGCTGTCCAGAAAATCTcacgcggccgggtgaattattaccctataattccacccggccgggtggcgtAATTAAGCCTGCGAGACTCCAGAGAGTAGCGAAGAAGTCCCACCCGGCCCTGTGAATTTCCAGTGGattaattccacccggccgggtccgTCATTTTAGCGTTTTTTTCAAAGCTGAAACGCAATTTTTTGATGAGGAAATAAGAAGGAAGAATATAATTAGGTCAATTCTAGGCATTCTCTACAAGCGACAtaacactctctctctttgtgaagaactcttggaagaagattgaagattcaagcttcaattccTCCGCCAATTGCGATTCGCATCATGATTTCCACTGCTTttccttatttctttttgttttctaccatgaatatgagtagctaaactttttatgtagaattattggtgaagatgcattaATTCAAagttttaatccaattgacttcgtttttatcttgctcttgcaattgtttgaattattcttGTGCTTTTTCCTAACAATTACTTGATCACCAATTGGGAGTGTAGGGTTTCTTAGAgtaatcgggagatgaaatatttaaccttgaaagaagaataattcacacattaattcaataaaactcgggagagttgaggttttgaatgggatctttaatctaatcgaactattaggagttaggtctaagaattagaaggggacttcaattattacacctaatctacgGATTTCTCACATCGGGAGagggtttaatctatatttgtgattgattcaacaattctggagactttaaatggtaaatcggTTGCGATTGGGTTAGGCTATGAGTTgcgcatcggatccttgaattctgcatatttctctatcattttctacaacttgcttaattgttttcttgtttaagtgctttattttaatctttgattttatatgcttttagtAGTTGTTagtttaaaaccaaaattctcgatcgtctggatagtagttgaaatttgttcgtggtacttaggtttacactaaattgtctctgtgggatacgatatacTTTTGCTTGCTGTCTGCTACGATaaccccgtacacttgcgggtattatttgggtaaaataaagttgagtaatctttttgggatgtcctttaaaaatagaccaattttatttaaggaattttttttctctaatgaggtgggtcacattctccattaacaatactccaattaattttttttttatatatctcttattttaccaattattcattaaaactCTTCTCGATTCAAATATTGTCAattttaagagatggagggagtacactATTAACTcgcttagaattttaattgatgtagATTGTAGATAAATAAACCTACCTAGTTGGTGGGTTAAATTAATCTAAGTCATACATGAAAAACAGTATGGGCTTAACGGGGCTGGTAAGATAATACGGGcctatatttcatttatcttGAATACGAAACAACATATGAAGTGAAGATAAAATCTCATTATCTTAGCAAAACATAGCTAATGGATATAAAGTGCAGTTAAGACTGATAATTATGTTGGTGCTTGTTGATTTGTGGATAGAATagtcaaaaaattaataaaataaaaaaataaaataaaataaaaaaacttttttcttatttattaaaatttgattagtaTGCCAgcttattaaaatttatgtttgtttatcaaaaatagttaCTCCATTACACTAATACTTTCTGAACTGAGATTGTAATTTCCCgttatagtataaattttaggATCTTATTAGTTACGGTATTacttattagtagtagtattttagtCGTAATTTTGTATTTCGACAATTTACAATGCCAATTTTGTACTAGTATCTTCTTTATACTTTCATAGGAGAATTTAAACCTATGGcacttttattttgaatattagcttagaatttaaaattagttcaaaaaattatactccatctgtcccaagataagcgactcacatttctttttgggacgtcccaagataagtgagtcatttcctttttttttggtatcctctttcttactttttactttattaactctcttactttatttactttcaactttactaacaaaactCCATTTCAATTTGATAGGAATTAATATGGGATTAATTCATATCTagagaaattatatgaaaagaGATTAGAGAGGGTGGAAACTAGGCGTGACTTTGAGAGATTTGAGAGATTTGAGAGAACTGGCGGTTTCTCCAAGAGGGAGAGCCGGAGGAGAGAAcgagattaataatttaattcttcattctgcttgataataataaaagactccacaaatatttataatatgtgtggtACAAAAAGATCTTTATAAACTAGGAAaacaaatcaaagcaaatcaaatcctaaccactatggaaagtaaataaaatcataataactaaataataataaaacataaataaactaaatacatATACGGAGAGAATATCAGCTCCCTTtcagaataaaatagaatattaggTCCCTATCAActtaaatctcgtgctgaaaagtttgtgctcacttatcttagaacggagggagtaaataacAAAACGAAAAGATAGCGCAGCTAGCACTTGAGAAGAAATATGCGGTGGCGAGAAATTATGttcataaaaatcaagaatattTACAGCAGcctaaaaacatgaaaatgcaGATAGGTAAAAGAAAACTAAGAGACTTGAACTGACCTTCCGTGACCTCAAACTGCCAATCCATCCTTATTTTTTGAATCAAGAAAATCCCATTAAAAAAACTAGAACTCTATGCAAAAGACTAGTAACTATTGCTATGGAGCAGACCAAAAAAGTGACATCTTATCTCCATACATACTAGGCAATGTAGTATAAGGGGTTGGGTAGTTTGAAGGAGCGTCTTGCGAGAGCGAATCCCATCAAGTCGCTCCACTGATCTCCGGAGCTCCCGTGGATTATGTAACCTGCATCCTCTATCTCCTTCCTCTTCTCGGATTTGAAAACCGATGCCGGCTTACCTTTATCAGTGTTTCCCCTGACGATAAGCTTTTCCCAGTTGGTGAATCCAGCGTACATTAGGTTACGCTCGGTAGCATGCTTCTGATATTCACCCCGTCCGGTCAACAGAAATAATGTGAAGCCTAGCTTCTGTAGCTCCTTGTACAATCTCAGCCCAGGGACTATTGCTGGAGCCTCCGTCAACTCTACCCAGTCGTTGAAAGAAAGTTCGTCAAAGATCTGTGATCTGATCAACACCAAAAATAACAGCTTAAAGTAGTCCATGTTGATAATAATGGATTGAGGATGCTCCCTACCGTCTACTAATaggaataggagtcccgttattttcatttatttcacattccactcacattttatttaaaactaatactagtattagtatatatataaatgagacatatttcacaaactttttttctccacacatttcttaatatttcttaaaactctaGAAATGTGGCTCCTGATATGAGTATATTACAAGAAGGATAAAAGGGAAATGATTGGTTACCCGAATCCATTGACGGCGTAGTAAGGGACATTGGAGAGCAAGGTCTCGTCGATGTCGAAAACCCAGGCGTCTCTGCCGTCGCCGGAGACCCCGATGGCCCTGGCGTACTCGGCCGCATTGGCCGCGACGGCCTCCAGCTCGGAGGCGTAGAGGTCGCCGGTGATGTACTCCTTGACGAAATCGACGCACCTCGCCGGCACGCGCGTCCAGGCGCCGGCGTCGTTGGTCTCGACCGTGAAGCGCCAGCTGCTGCAGAAGAGGTGGTCGGCGTCCAAAAGGGTGTCCTTTTCCGGCCTCATCTGAATGATGGAAGGGGCCGACCAAGTGGGCCCCGCGCTGAGGATCACTACGAGCGCGATCAGGCCCCATTGGATGAACGCCATGCCGGAAAAACCGATTGAAGAAAAGCTCTTTTCCTGCTTCAAGAAAAGCGCTTTTCCAGGTTTTCCGGTTGGGATGATTTGGAGCTTTTTCAGTTTGATTCAACAATTTATATATCCTTTTTTTCCCGAATATATAGCTCTATAACTGGAAATAGTTTTATGTCCGGTAATAATGGAtcaaaataactaaatcaaGTACTAATATCAAAGTGTATATAAAAGAgcaaatacaattaatattttaggcATATTTCTAATTCTTATAAACAAAACTTTTATATGTCCTTGTCCACATATCAATTATAACTAgaagagtgaactataaaaatagtccATCATGTATTATGCGTTTATCTTGCCAATGTACCctggatttttaaaatattcccAGAAAATCTTgtactaagcgtttatctcgaaaatagttattttcaatgtttcgtgacgaaaatacccttttgggggtttaggcaatttggtctttttacattttaaatctaatattatttaagtggtgtactaaatctgatattatttcaaaattgtcattcttctttccttttgtcattcttcactttgtttctttatttcaatattagatttaattttataaaattaaatttaaatttaaatttttaaatataaataaattttttaattattaaaattactattaaatactccctccgtcctacataattttactcactttgacccgacacggattttaagaaatttaatggaaagtgagttgaaaaagttggtgggatgtaggtcctacttttaaagtattagttttataataaaatgtgagttggaatgagttagtggaatatgaggtccactaccaaaaatggtaaaagtgaagtgtgtaaaattatgtgggacgacccaaaatggaatactgggtaaaattatatgggacgaatggagtaacaaattaataattttaacaatatttgatagtgtctattatttaatcaataaggtactacagacgccttagttttaattaatatttaatagttttaatcataaatagatcatataacacgatttattctgaaataaatatgcatctaatgtaagactaatataattttcgtttattaatttggaaacaataaaaattaacttgaaaatttcaacacaaattcacttatatcaaatttttagtcaacttcataataattttagtcaaattttccTATACATTAGAAtcgaaattttttgatatttaaaaatcaaaatttaaaattaattttataaaattaaatctaatattgaaataaagaaccaaagtgaaggatgacaaaagggaagaagaatgataattttgaaataatatcatatttagtacatcactcaaataatatcagatttaaaatgtaaaaagaccaagtGCCCAAACCTCCCCTCctaagggtattttcgtcacgaaacaatgaaaaaggatcattttcgagataaatgtgtagtccagggttgtctggAGATATTTTTTAAGTCCAGGGTTCATTAATTGGCGAAATAAATGCATAGTCCATggactatttttatagttcactctgactagaaaaataaaacaagatagTAATAATTGAATGATTGAATGTATGCTGTTTATTTTGGCCTTGTTTGATATAATTAGGTCCATTTTCAACATACATAGGTTGAACTAATAGTTTATTAGTCTAGATATAGTCTCCCAGGGAAGTaatcaattgttaactcatcatttaattgctaactacaactaatttaaggctataagattttagaaaatgtgtggTCCATAATTTTCCAcgtataattttcgtttttattaataaaataaaaaagaaaaatttccaaattaggattttggttgaaaatgtcaatatagtgtttcgaaaatatcaacacaatgttttgagaatgtcaacacaatgctttaagaatgttaacccattgcttatattgacattctacatgtattatattgacatattttatatagtatgttgacatttctgctgtacgaaatattaaaagttttcaaaaaaaatttcaaattttgacgtcggaacatatgcatgtaggatatcgttggaatccttatgaaattatctttaatttgatatattttatatgaatttaaaattttaggatttcttttaaaagttagttataactaaacatgcagttaattgacattaatacccctattaatattttttggaattaatcatatggccttattgacgtttttcgttgatcgtattgacatttagggattgatgatctaagcccttaatttgaatatctaatggctattatttagttgtagttagcaattaagttatgagttagcaatataacactcccctagtCTTCCATGTATCAGAATTAAGCAAAGTCAAATTCTAAATCATTGTCTCTTGACATAGTGCATCTAACATATATACTCatagggggtgttcggtttgcaagattgtatccgtgattaaatttgtaatgtgTTTGGTTCACGAGATTCAGCCCcatatgactaaaataatttcacaagtCAATCCTAAATGATATcttggtactccctccgtcccgcttaagatgacacgttttcctttttagtctgtcccaactaagatgacacatttccttttttggtaactttctctctccaataaatacactcaaccactttttctcactactcatgttaaaatattcatctttctttatctctctactttaatacttccacccacattctctctcttcaattaaacactttaactaataactcctaaaatcccgtgccggctaagcaatgtttCATCTTAGCCGGAACGAAGGGagcattattttatcttggaaatcGAAAACCACCATATACTTTATCTCAACAGTGCCACATGTTAGGCTTATGgaagataaattaatatggGGCAGGAGTTTTCTgccaattgaaactaaaacaaCAGCTAGAATGCAAATTTATTGTTCTCCCACACAATGAGTTCACTTTCAATAGAAAAAGGAGTTAAATTTGCAccaaaatatggagtaatatttatcaaaatttcattttattcatgaGCTCGGTGATGTTCCCTAATGATTTGGCACTCTATAGAGGACTAGAGGAGTGGTGGTCTTGgtggaatattatttctactttCATCATTAatcctaacacaattttataaaatatttattttttatttttacataattttaataaataaaattgataacaACGCGTTAGTACTTTTGTTCTCACGTGAGGGTCCAACCATCTAAAATTAACCCTCATGCCCATTTCCATAATTCCATTAATCAtacatcactctctctcttccccTTTCCATCAAAAAATGACTTCCAACATGCTACCGATCCGACCTGTGGTGGTGCAGGCGCAGCTGCAACCCGCCGACGCCAACAAATCTCCCAACTGGTGGGCTCCGCTTTTCGGTTTCTCCTCCGAACCGGACTATATCAAACCAGCCGAGGCGGATCGGAAGCCACCAAAAACCCGGTTCGCTCCCGGCTCTTTCACGGAGGAGAAAGCCAGGCAGCTGCGGAAGATGACTTGCGATGCGGCCTCGGTCCATGAGACCATGTATCACTCCGCCATCGCTTCCCGGCTAGCCTCCGACTTCTCCGATCGCTCCGCTGCCTGATTTCTTTCTCTATTCAAATGGCAGTGATGTGGACGTAGTGGAATCCGACGATGGATAGCTATGTAATTTcctttattatataaaattttatttctatagtattataaatttgtaacTCTAGTGACGCGAATCAATGCTTACTTAAGTTGAAATTtggaatattaatttgatcTCTATATTTGCGATCATTGGTTAAGTCTAATGTGTTATGATAGcgattgtttaatttatattgtttcaCCTGCCTAGATTAATTATTTGGGACTTTAGgccaataattataaatttaaaggaaaCGTATTTATCCGAAAGAAACTCCAACTTGTCATTatccaataaaattttagttgGGCCAATGATAATCATATTAGTTTAGTTctgacacacacacaaaattaCTACGTAGTAAAGTACAGGTAAACACAATATAAAGTACACAATTTATTAACGCAACCATATATAAAATTCCATAACGATGTAGTAGTAAATATtatacatgaaaaataaaattctagtTGGAGAAGAAATAGTATGATTTTCGATGGAGTTTATAATATTGGATTGTTTGATACTACTAGAGACGAGTATAAAATTGGCGGGTGCCGACGGCAAACCACAACTATTCATATTTCGCACATGCTGGAATATGCCTTTTGGATTTGTGTGGGGGATGAGATATTTCGCGAAACGGCTAGAGACGGACAAGCAAATTCTATAGCCACCATATGACCAATTGTATTTTGTCTATTTGCACTTTGATAGAAACTTTTGATATGCAAAGATTGATCATCACATATGCGACAACAATTCATATACGAAAGCACGATATAAACATGAATACAtgataataagaaaaagaaaaaaaaaaaaaagttttgctCTACTCAGTCTTGTTGCaaaagatttttcaaaaaatcatTGCAAAATGTATTATTACGTGTTGCAGTTTTTAGGTGCAAACATAGAATTTCGTTTTAATGATTCATACGAAATATCAAATATTCTAAGAACcgaattttaaaactttttgtgGTAGTTTGAGGCTTTTACATATATTTCGGCCCATGCGATGATCCCAGGGATGAGGTGCCCAGCGGGCCGGCTTCCCGGATCTGGGGGGGCATCAAGTAGCATTTGGAAGAAAAGCCCCCGGCGTGGGGAGGCCAATTTCTAGGGTACAAGGGGGCCATCCCGATGATCCCCGGGGCCGACCACCGGATCCGACATACCATTGGGGAGGGGGTGGAACAAATCAACGTCCTCCTGTCCACCCTCTTCGCCGTGGGGGGGCGGGGCCCGGCCCAAATTCTTTCCCAACCCCCGCGACATCATAGGGGGGCCTCCCGAGGGCTTTCCAAGgtgccctttttttttaaagacgAATTTTAATTGGTGAGGAGAGTCCATTTGCGGAAGTGGGAGTTTGGGGGGAAGGATGGGAACGGGTTTTTGGGGGTGCCCAACCCTGGGGCAATCGTGAAAGGTGGCCCCCGGTTCAAAAGTCATCGGGGGCTTAAAAGGGAATATGCTAACATGATATGAACAAGAAGTTGGAAGTCCGATTGGGGGGAGATGAAGCGGGGTTAGCCCAAACCGACCCCTGGTCGAGATTACCGATGGGCTTTAAATTTACTTGGATTTTATATGGTTTTGgggtagttttacttggttttgatcatatattgtgtCTTTGAGCATGGTTATACtaattctcattttattgGTATTTTGATCTTTTTTGAAGattgtgtagaaaaatgtacaaaatattgGGGATTTTTAAAAGCTTTAGTTCGAGACGTTTTTTGGGGAGATTTTGAAGCCCGATTTGCACATAAGATACCATTCTCTTTTCTTCAAAGAGCTTTGGATATTTTAAAACCCAATCGGAGTTCATAgaagaatttaaatttgtttccCAAGTCCGGGTTAATAGGGCGACCAGGTTCGCATGAAAACGAATTTGGGAGCCCCGCCACaaaacttgaaaaaaaaacgccaTAGACGCTGGCGCCCCCGGGCTTCGCCCACCCCCAAACCCCGCCCCCCCCCGGCCACAGTTTATTTGGGGCCCCAAAGTCCCCGGTATATACCCGAAAAAACCCCTAAACCTTTTTCTCCTCcccaaaaaaatactttttttcaCCTAAAGAAGAAAGAACAGCGAGGACTAGTATTCATCGAAGATTGAAATAGACCCAATCCGAACCCAATTCTGgagttttttttagttttattcttgttcaaacaatgtttttgaatattttttttgattttattttaacaggTTTAAATCCTTCGTGGAGTTCAGgggggagatacaatgattcttatgtttaattatttctttttcatgttTGGCTCgtgtggttattttgatttctcatgtgcttatacatttatttgactgatcaTCTTATAAATGCTTGTGGGttttactacaagaactgagaagtgagtagcttaatttgaaagagaagaaattgacgcctttgccaatataatcgagaTATCTCATAAAGTTATAAAggtagtaattgaattgaaCTTCTGGTTGGCTTTTCAAACATATCCGATATAATCTCGTTCGAGCTTACCATTCAATTTTAAAGCTTGGCGTTACTCGATTTCGTATTGACAAACACGATCATTAATAGATTGGCAAGTTAATTagtacataaaatttatttaattgctaatattaattactaattttgaATACTAGTATAACAGTATAACCTATGTATATAGAACCTATTTTTGTAAGTGAGaggaaattatatttatataatcttTGGGAAACGTATATCAGTTTTGGACGTAATCCGGATTATAACTTGGACTAAATCAATctagattttagaaaattcagAATATTCTTCAGCACCTTATACTAACTGTATAGAGTATGAATAGGtaacaaatatttcaaaaaaaaaaaaaaagatggaaaataattatattaaaatttgccTGAAATTTAGGCAACAACTCAACATACC
The nucleotide sequence above comes from Salvia hispanica cultivar TCC Black 2014 chromosome 5, UniMelb_Shisp_WGS_1.0, whole genome shotgun sequence. Encoded proteins:
- the LOC125189485 gene encoding uncharacterized protein LOC125189485 → MTSNMLPIRPVVVQAQLQPADANKSPNWWAPLFGFSSEPDYIKPAEADRKPPKTRFAPGSFTEEKARQLRKMTCDAASVHETMYHSAIASRLASDFSDRSAA
- the LOC125186306 gene encoding acid phosphatase 1-like → MAFIQWGLIALVVILSAGPTWSAPSIIQMRPEKDTLLDADHLFCSSWRFTVETNDAGAWTRVPARCVDFVKEYITGDLYASELEAVAANAAEYARAIGVSGDGRDAWVFDIDETLLSNVPYYAVNGFGSQIFDELSFNDWVELTEAPAIVPGLRLYKELQKLGFTLFLLTGRGEYQKHATERNLMYAGFTNWEKLIVRGNTDKGKPASVFKSEKRKEIEDAGYIIHGSSGDQWSDLMGFALARRSFKLPNPLYYIA